The Solidesulfovibrio fructosivorans JJ] genome has a window encoding:
- a CDS encoding AAA family ATPase, with product MIDKIKIVGFKSLSDVSIDLGKVNVFIGANGSGKSNILEAIGVMSAAASGKVDDESLMRRGVRPGLPRLYKSSFKNIRTPPHIFFLARSKMVSYSIALNNPLTDPQLAWSYKTENFSQNSESIISRGIRDSKKYNKYQGLAALKMVEMESSNYDFSLLESLNDYAIYCPNTPTLRGTNPDLQQRAPVGLSGGRLAEALRELQSYAMKNDEVQDYLDEMLYTMDWFSNVDTMSSASSLLSPSVPRSKYIIRFTDRFMDANRNTLTAYDASEGALYVIFLAVLALSQNAPSIFAIDNLDQALNPRLIRAVVKTFCQLTIDYWEDQQILFTSHNPLVLDGLPLESDDIRLFAVNRNNFGHTQVKRIKITDEMLKLCNENSWPLSRLWTMGHIGGVPNV from the coding sequence ATGATAGATAAAATTAAGATTGTCGGCTTTAAATCTTTGTCCGATGTGTCTATTGATCTTGGAAAGGTCAATGTCTTCATCGGTGCCAATGGGAGCGGGAAAAGTAATATACTTGAGGCAATTGGTGTTATGTCAGCCGCTGCCTCAGGCAAAGTCGATGACGAATCGCTCATGCGGCGTGGTGTAAGGCCTGGACTCCCGAGGCTTTATAAATCTTCTTTTAAGAATATTAGAACGCCTCCGCATATATTTTTTTTAGCAAGATCAAAAATGGTATCATATTCTATTGCTCTTAATAACCCATTAACGGATCCTCAATTGGCCTGGAGCTACAAAACAGAGAATTTTTCTCAAAATTCTGAATCTATTATTTCACGCGGTATTAGGGACTCTAAGAAATACAACAAGTACCAAGGTCTCGCTGCATTAAAAATGGTAGAGATGGAAAGTTCAAATTATGATTTTTCCCTGTTAGAAAGTCTTAATGATTATGCCATATATTGTCCAAACACCCCCACATTACGTGGAACAAATCCTGATTTACAACAAAGAGCACCTGTTGGATTGTCAGGCGGTCGACTGGCAGAGGCCTTGAGAGAGCTGCAATCGTATGCAATGAAAAATGATGAGGTTCAAGACTACTTAGACGAAATGCTTTATACTATGGATTGGTTTAGTAACGTTGACACAATGTCGTCTGCTAGCAGTTTACTATCTCCATCAGTTCCTAGGTCGAAATATATTATCAGGTTTACAGATAGATTTATGGATGCAAATAGAAATACATTGACAGCTTATGATGCAAGTGAAGGAGCTTTATATGTTATTTTTTTGGCAGTTCTTGCACTTTCGCAAAATGCTCCATCAATATTTGCCATTGACAATCTAGATCAAGCCTTAAATCCACGTCTAATTAGGGCTGTTGTAAAAACTTTTTGTCAATTAACAATTGATTACTGGGAAGATCAACAGATTCTTTTTACGTCGCATAACCCATTGGTGTTAGATGGCCTTCCTCTGGAGTCAGACGATATCCGTCTATTTGCTGTAAATAGGAATAACTTTGGTCACACACAAGTAAAACGTATAAAGATAACAGATGAGATGTTGAAATTGTGCAATGAAAACAGCTGGCCGTTATCGCGTCTTTGGACAATGGGTCACATTGGAGGTGTGCCCAATGTCTGA
- a CDS encoding RNA-guided endonuclease TnpB family protein, translating into MAITKVVKIPLVIDESDEILRKIKYRAFDKVMNEARYLGNLAIRYAIAYGLENIPNQIDAETGKQIALDTTIYRHLAEKRKYLPAGNMATLERNFAVKTYRNTNKDAWAGRKSLPTYRSLFVPFRHTGTKIAVVERNGTKQFCIDPQGFGASWLSDELIAEVHDGPIAIEKQRRKLTLVSCFSWRDQGAVEIVQRIVNGEYKLSDGQIQMGKKGLVALLPYSFDAIQPELDPARVCGIDLGAVIPAVCAVNFGPQRAYLGEGKDVWAARSRFRAERRRLQSRAGLYSKTKNWRRSEKEDNWIQTYYHALTRKVIKFCVQHGCGTIHMEDLSSLRQRDVESEFRRLLWVPSKFFELLSYKAKEMGIGIVKINPRNTSKRCSECGHISKGNRKSQEKFVCEKCGEGKRPVNADYNAARNIALATGDVLLHGYIESEPDALGEMDQLWEGAQEA; encoded by the coding sequence ATGGCTATTACAAAAGTAGTAAAAATTCCTCTAGTGATCGATGAATCTGATGAGATCCTTCGAAAGATCAAGTATCGTGCGTTCGACAAAGTAATGAATGAAGCACGGTATCTTGGGAATCTCGCTATTCGCTATGCCATTGCCTATGGATTGGAAAATATTCCAAATCAAATTGATGCGGAGACTGGAAAGCAGATCGCACTTGATACGACAATTTATCGCCATTTAGCCGAAAAACGAAAATACCTGCCAGCTGGCAACATGGCCACCCTGGAGCGGAACTTCGCAGTCAAAACATATCGGAATACCAACAAGGATGCCTGGGCAGGACGCAAAAGCCTCCCCACGTATCGCTCGCTCTTTGTTCCCTTCCGGCATACCGGCACCAAGATTGCCGTCGTCGAGCGAAACGGTACCAAGCAATTTTGCATCGACCCCCAGGGTTTTGGGGCAAGCTGGCTGAGCGACGAGTTGATTGCCGAGGTGCATGACGGCCCCATCGCGATCGAAAAACAACGTCGCAAGCTGACCCTTGTGTCCTGTTTCTCCTGGCGTGATCAGGGTGCGGTGGAAATCGTGCAGCGTATCGTCAACGGCGAGTACAAACTGTCCGACGGCCAGATCCAAATGGGCAAGAAGGGGCTGGTGGCGCTGCTCCCCTACAGCTTCGATGCCATCCAGCCGGAACTGGATCCCGCGCGCGTTTGCGGTATCGACCTCGGCGCGGTGATCCCGGCGGTATGCGCGGTTAATTTCGGACCGCAGCGCGCCTATCTGGGCGAGGGGAAAGATGTCTGGGCCGCCCGGTCGCGGTTTCGCGCCGAGCGACGTCGCTTGCAATCCCGCGCCGGTCTTTACTCCAAGACGAAAAACTGGCGGCGTTCCGAAAAAGAAGACAACTGGATTCAAACCTACTATCACGCGCTCACACGTAAGGTTATCAAGTTTTGTGTGCAGCATGGCTGCGGCACAATCCACATGGAAGACTTGTCCAGTTTGCGCCAAAGAGATGTCGAAAGCGAATTTCGACGATTGTTGTGGGTGCCGAGCAAGTTTTTCGAGCTTCTTTCTTATAAGGCCAAGGAAATGGGGATAGGGATCGTGAAGATCAATCCTCGAAATACAAGCAAGCGATGCAGTGAATGTGGTCATATCTCCAAAGGCAATAGAAAGTCGCAAGAGAAGTTCGTTTGCGAAAAATGCGGCGAGGGAAAGCGGCCGGTGAATGCCGACTATAATGCCGCTCGTAATATTGCCCTCGCGACTGGGGATGTGCTACTGCACGGATATATCGAGTCTGAACCTGACGCCCTGGGCGAAATGGATCAGCTCTGGGAGGGTGCGCAGGAGGCATAA